In Rhizobium rhododendri, a genomic segment contains:
- a CDS encoding aldo/keto reductase → MEYRHLGRTGLKVSPLCLGTMNFGEFTDETTSFEIMDKAQEVGINYFDTADVYGGPNAPDMKKGWGISEEIIGRWLAQGGRREKIVLATKVYQPMEVGPNDKYLSAYHIRKACEDSLRRLQTDHIDIYQMHHIDRNTPWEEIWQAMELLVQQGKVLYVGSSNFAGWDIATAQSKAQARDFLGLVSEQSLYNLTARTVELEVIPACRHYGLGLVAWSPLGGGLLGGILQKAADGRRSKPKVTRQIDKFRPQLEAYEALCRNIGEQPANVALAWLLQNPVVTAPITGPRTVEQLTENLGALDVTLSQDTLDRLDEIWPGYGVGAPEAYAW, encoded by the coding sequence ATGGAATACAGACATCTCGGCCGCACAGGCCTCAAAGTCAGCCCGCTCTGCTTGGGAACCATGAATTTCGGTGAATTCACCGACGAGACGACGAGCTTCGAGATCATGGACAAGGCGCAGGAGGTCGGCATCAACTACTTCGACACCGCAGATGTCTATGGCGGACCGAACGCGCCGGACATGAAGAAGGGCTGGGGCATTTCCGAGGAGATCATCGGACGATGGCTTGCCCAAGGCGGACGCCGGGAGAAGATCGTTCTCGCCACCAAGGTCTACCAGCCGATGGAGGTTGGTCCGAACGATAAATACCTGTCCGCCTACCATATTCGGAAGGCCTGCGAGGACAGTCTGCGCCGTCTGCAGACGGACCACATCGACATCTACCAGATGCACCATATCGACCGGAACACCCCGTGGGAGGAGATCTGGCAGGCGATGGAACTGCTCGTTCAACAGGGCAAGGTTCTCTATGTCGGATCCAGTAACTTCGCCGGATGGGACATCGCCACGGCTCAATCGAAGGCACAGGCCCGCGATTTCCTCGGTCTTGTTTCCGAGCAGAGCCTCTACAATCTGACGGCGCGGACCGTCGAACTGGAAGTCATTCCGGCCTGCCGCCACTACGGTCTGGGATTGGTTGCCTGGAGCCCGCTTGGCGGTGGACTGCTCGGAGGGATCCTGCAGAAAGCGGCTGATGGGCGCCGCTCCAAACCCAAGGTCACGAGGCAGATCGATAAGTTCCGTCCCCAACTGGAAGCCTACGAGGCGCTCTGCCGGAACATCGGCGAGCAGCCTGCGAACGTGGCGCTGGCTTGGCTGCTGCAAAATCCTGTCGTCACCGCTCCCATCACTGGTCCGCGCACCGTCGAGCAACTTACCGAGAATCTCGGAGCGTTGGACGTTACCCTGTCTCAAGACACGCTCGATCGCCTCGACGAGATCTGGCCGGGATACGGGGTCGGCGCACCGGAAGCCTATGCTTGGTGA
- a CDS encoding membrane-bound PQQ-dependent dehydrogenase, glucose/quinate/shikimate family produces the protein MAGARRRARAYNTGRRKISHSLSTRAGVVALAGLGVLIIAIGLFLAIGGLYLITLGGSWYFALAGAALLASGYLIARRRPSGAAVFLIVFFATIVWAIWEVGFDFWPLVSRLFAPAVIALPVLLVTPALLRGSRRRFKAPSYGLAAVILLALAATTYSAFQPHPIVTADAASQPVPGAAVGPIAGTSWSYWGRTPSGTRYAPIDQITTDNVSGLRVAWTYRTGEIPNPDKGEGFVTTPLFVNGLLYGCTQSNAIFALDPETGQERWRFDAKATGNNRPRCRGVGYHDASSTGTQRASAASSSSALCTRRIISTTVDARIVALDASTGAPCTDFGDNGVVNLGAGMGNVRPGFYFPTAAPTIARNLIIVGGLVWDNAEVNEPSGVVRAFDVRTGALVWAWDLGNPNITGLPPAGEDYSRGTPNVWSTPAYDDALGLIYLPTGNATPDFWGGHRTEADERYSSSIVALDLATGRERWRFQTVHHDIWDFDVPSQPALYDVPDGNGSTIPALIQTTKTGQIFMLDRRTGSPIADVQERPVPQGGVADDHTSLTQPFSLGMPTIGVERLTEARMWGMTPLDQLACRIAFKKARYEGPFTPPSAKTTIHFPGWFGGMNWGSVSIAENLGYLIVNDIRTGTTSRLVPRTEFDATHSGPGSEGAGGRQAGTPWGIEQGTFTSVLGTPCQAPPFGTLTAIDLATRKIAWQMPMGTAEDLGPLNMPTHLPIPIGMPTRGGPVTTSSGIIFMAGTQDYYLRAIDVRTGQELWKGRLPVGAETTPMTYVSPQSGRQFVLISAGGTGASKKMGDYVVAFALPK, from the coding sequence ATGGCCGGCGCGCGCCGTCGTGCCCGGGCCTATAACACAGGGAGAAGAAAAATTTCTCATTCACTTTCCACACGAGCTGGGGTGGTTGCGCTTGCTGGCCTCGGCGTTCTCATCATCGCAATCGGCCTGTTCCTGGCCATTGGCGGCTTATACCTGATCACTCTTGGAGGATCGTGGTATTTCGCTCTGGCTGGTGCGGCACTCCTTGCCTCCGGTTATCTCATTGCTCGACGGCGACCTTCAGGGGCCGCTGTTTTCCTTATCGTATTTTTCGCTACGATCGTGTGGGCGATATGGGAAGTCGGGTTCGACTTTTGGCCGCTCGTGTCCCGGCTTTTTGCGCCTGCTGTCATTGCTCTGCCCGTTCTGCTGGTTACGCCTGCCCTGCTCCGTGGTTCGCGCCGACGGTTCAAGGCTCCTTCCTACGGTTTGGCGGCTGTTATCCTTCTTGCTCTTGCCGCGACCACATATTCGGCCTTCCAGCCTCATCCAATCGTGACCGCAGATGCCGCGTCGCAGCCTGTTCCTGGCGCCGCTGTTGGTCCGATTGCAGGCACCAGTTGGTCCTATTGGGGCCGAACACCCTCTGGCACACGCTATGCCCCAATTGATCAGATTACTACTGACAATGTCTCAGGCCTGCGAGTCGCCTGGACCTACCGCACGGGTGAAATCCCTAACCCGGACAAGGGCGAGGGTTTTGTCACAACGCCGCTATTTGTGAACGGGCTGCTTTATGGCTGCACCCAATCAAACGCCATCTTCGCGCTGGATCCGGAAACTGGGCAGGAGCGTTGGCGGTTCGATGCCAAGGCGACCGGAAACAACCGTCCGCGTTGCCGTGGCGTCGGATATCACGACGCCTCATCGACCGGAACGCAGCGGGCTTCCGCAGCATCATCGAGCTCTGCCTTGTGCACCCGCCGTATTATCTCCACCACGGTGGATGCGCGCATCGTGGCACTCGATGCGTCGACGGGCGCGCCATGCACCGACTTCGGCGACAACGGCGTTGTCAATCTTGGCGCTGGCATGGGCAACGTCAGACCGGGCTTCTACTTTCCCACTGCCGCACCAACGATTGCCCGTAATCTGATCATCGTCGGTGGTCTTGTGTGGGACAATGCAGAGGTCAATGAACCATCCGGCGTCGTGCGCGCTTTCGACGTGCGCACCGGAGCGCTTGTCTGGGCCTGGGATCTTGGCAACCCCAACATTACAGGCCTCCCGCCAGCAGGCGAAGACTACTCGCGCGGAACGCCCAACGTCTGGTCGACACCTGCCTATGACGATGCACTTGGGCTGATCTATCTGCCGACCGGGAACGCGACACCTGATTTCTGGGGCGGCCATCGCACCGAAGCGGACGAGCGATATTCCTCATCAATCGTGGCACTGGATCTGGCAACCGGTCGCGAGCGGTGGCGCTTCCAGACGGTGCATCATGACATCTGGGACTTCGACGTCCCGTCGCAGCCGGCGCTTTATGATGTCCCGGATGGCAATGGCAGCACCATTCCAGCCCTGATCCAGACAACCAAGACCGGCCAGATATTCATGCTTGATCGGCGGACCGGAAGTCCGATTGCCGACGTTCAGGAACGACCCGTTCCTCAAGGCGGCGTCGCCGACGATCACACCTCGCTGACGCAACCGTTCTCGTTGGGCATGCCCACCATCGGCGTGGAGCGTCTCACCGAGGCGCGTATGTGGGGGATGACACCGCTCGACCAGTTGGCCTGCCGCATCGCCTTCAAGAAGGCGCGATACGAGGGCCCGTTCACGCCTCCTAGCGCCAAAACCACCATCCACTTTCCCGGCTGGTTTGGCGGCATGAACTGGGGCTCTGTTTCGATTGCAGAAAACCTCGGCTATCTCATCGTCAACGACATCCGCACCGGCACCACCAGCCGTCTTGTCCCTCGCACCGAGTTCGACGCCACCCACAGTGGTCCAGGGTCGGAAGGAGCTGGTGGCAGGCAAGCAGGTACGCCTTGGGGCATCGAGCAGGGCACATTCACATCAGTACTCGGCACGCCTTGCCAGGCACCGCCGTTCGGCACTCTCACGGCCATCGATCTCGCCACGCGCAAGATCGCCTGGCAGATGCCGATGGGCACCGCGGAAGATCTCGGCCCGCTCAACATGCCGACACACCTGCCCATTCCGATCGGAATGCCGACGCGCGGTGGCCCCGTGACGACCTCCAGCGGAATAATCTTCATGGCTGGCACACAGGACTACTACCTGCGCGCAATCGATGTGCGCACCGGCCAGGAATTGTGGAAGGGGCGCCTGCCGGTCGGGGCAGAAACGACGCCCATGACCTATGTCTCGCCGCAAAGCGGTCGGCAGTTCGTGCTGATCAGCGCCGGCGGGACGGGTGCCAGCAAGAAGATGGGTGATTACGTCGTGGCCTTTGCGCTTCCAAAATAA
- a CDS encoding ABC transporter substrate-binding protein, with translation MKRRTFLIGTTGAIFGASLNGIPSAMAQDAKPEKTDVSIGVGGKPLLYYLPLTIAERKGFFKEEGLNVTINDFSGGSKSLEGLVGGSLDIVAGAYEHTIRMQTKGQDIVGICNLGRFPGIVIAVRKDLAGEIKSMADMKGRKVGITAPGSSTALMFQYAMLKSGLKADDASMIGIGGGAAALAAFKSGQIDALSHVDPVIAQLQYDNDIAILLDTRTEAGTRSLFGGPNPAATVYIKKEFTVANPVTTQRTVNAFMKALKWIGQASPEDVASVVPTEYQLGNRDLYMQAFKNSKEMYSLDGLVTKEGYDSMMGVLKTLDPGLANADVPFSKTFDPTFAKAAKT, from the coding sequence ATGAAACGCAGGACTTTTCTGATCGGAACGACGGGTGCGATATTCGGCGCATCTCTCAACGGCATCCCGTCGGCGATGGCACAGGACGCCAAGCCTGAAAAGACCGACGTGTCTATCGGAGTGGGCGGCAAGCCCCTGTTGTACTACCTGCCGCTGACAATCGCGGAACGCAAAGGCTTCTTCAAGGAGGAGGGCCTGAACGTCACGATCAATGATTTTTCGGGTGGTTCGAAGTCACTCGAAGGTCTGGTCGGCGGTTCGCTCGATATTGTTGCTGGTGCCTACGAGCACACGATCCGCATGCAGACCAAGGGACAGGATATCGTCGGGATATGCAATCTCGGCCGCTTCCCCGGTATCGTCATTGCCGTGCGCAAGGATCTCGCCGGCGAGATCAAGTCGATGGCCGACATGAAGGGGCGCAAGGTCGGCATCACCGCGCCCGGCTCCTCGACAGCGCTGATGTTCCAGTACGCGATGCTGAAGAGCGGATTGAAGGCCGACGATGCCTCGATGATCGGGATCGGCGGAGGTGCAGCCGCACTCGCAGCCTTCAAGAGCGGTCAGATCGATGCCCTATCGCATGTCGATCCTGTCATCGCCCAGTTGCAATATGACAACGACATCGCCATTCTCCTCGACACCCGCACGGAGGCCGGCACCCGGTCCCTGTTCGGCGGCCCTAATCCAGCTGCGACGGTCTATATCAAGAAGGAGTTCACTGTCGCCAATCCGGTGACCACGCAGCGCACCGTCAACGCATTCATGAAGGCGTTGAAGTGGATTGGGCAGGCCAGCCCCGAGGATGTGGCCAGCGTGGTGCCAACGGAATACCAGCTGGGTAACCGCGATCTGTACATGCAGGCGTTCAAGAACTCGAAAGAGATGTACTCGCTGGATGGTCTGGTCACCAAGGAAGGCTACGACTCGATGATGGGCGTGCTGAAGACGCTCGATCCAGGACTTGCCAATGCCGATGTTCCCTTCAGCAAGACCTTCGATCCGACGTTTGCCAAAGCGGCGAAGACTTGA
- a CDS encoding sensor histidine kinase — protein MFQRLSRVIADDRTWLLQGEDENIAKARLTRRLFLLTSLALAPAMAILFYNVASTRLAKEHEIQVEALRSGELASLEMTRIIDGLQNVMATLAAAPVVQEFNVDGCNTYLQRLGKSLPQFASLGVVDSDGTVRCIQDGKGLGIKIGDRPYFREAMSKGTFVVGEFTKGRVSGTNVLPLALPITADTGGISGVVVGALDLNWLAARLKERDFGRNNALTVADRNGVILAREPFPDRFVGTRIPSAYLGLVSAFAPGTLEVSSQDGTNRILGYYPPASNAAGLYVSAGISTADFYADLNRSTYISLAIVFLGVIAAYFLAWFTSTQLVRRPVSRLVTTIKAWQKDDVGARTGMDERDGEFGVVGSAIDRFMDELVAARQERRRSEKQRELLVGELDHRVKNLLTTVQAVARQTFRDKERTDEALEIFSKRLTAMSGAHQLLMKDDWQAASLAELVAAAVTPFDNPEASQFSVSGPDLMIHSKAALALGMALHEMCTNAVKYGALREPSGRIRITWSSGSETGAPDPEFRFTWSEHDGPPVRPPERKGFGSRMIQQILAIEMAADVHVDYKVTGVVCQLTAPSAGLRAPR, from the coding sequence TTGTTTCAGAGATTGTCCCGTGTAATTGCGGATGACAGGACCTGGCTGCTTCAGGGGGAGGACGAGAACATCGCTAAGGCTCGGCTAACGCGCCGCCTATTCTTATTGACGTCGCTGGCCCTTGCCCCGGCGATGGCGATCCTTTTCTACAATGTTGCGTCTACCCGCCTGGCAAAAGAGCACGAAATTCAGGTTGAGGCCCTGCGCTCGGGTGAACTGGCTTCGCTGGAAATGACGCGGATCATCGATGGTTTACAGAACGTGATGGCCACCCTGGCCGCCGCTCCGGTGGTTCAGGAATTCAACGTTGATGGCTGCAACACTTATTTGCAGCGCCTGGGAAAGAGCCTGCCGCAGTTTGCCAGTCTCGGTGTGGTCGATAGTGATGGCACCGTGCGCTGTATTCAGGACGGGAAGGGCCTCGGCATCAAAATTGGCGACAGGCCCTATTTTCGCGAAGCCATGAGCAAAGGCACCTTCGTTGTTGGCGAATTCACAAAGGGTAGGGTGTCCGGCACCAACGTCCTGCCTTTGGCATTGCCGATCACGGCTGACACGGGAGGCATCTCTGGCGTGGTCGTCGGTGCGCTGGATCTGAATTGGCTGGCGGCACGCCTGAAAGAGCGCGATTTTGGTCGTAACAACGCACTGACCGTCGCGGATCGCAACGGCGTCATCCTGGCGCGGGAACCGTTTCCGGACAGATTTGTCGGCACTCGAATCCCTAGCGCATACCTGGGGCTGGTCAGCGCTTTTGCTCCCGGCACACTGGAAGTCAGCAGCCAGGACGGGACAAACCGCATCCTTGGCTATTATCCGCCTGCAAGTAATGCGGCAGGCCTCTATGTCAGTGCCGGCATCTCTACCGCTGACTTCTATGCCGACCTGAACCGCTCGACCTACATCAGTCTGGCGATCGTTTTCCTGGGCGTCATTGCTGCCTATTTTCTAGCCTGGTTCACAAGCACCCAGCTCGTGCGTCGGCCGGTTAGCCGCTTGGTCACAACCATCAAGGCCTGGCAGAAGGATGATGTCGGCGCGCGCACCGGCATGGACGAACGGGATGGCGAGTTCGGGGTGGTTGGCTCGGCGATCGACCGGTTCATGGATGAGCTTGTTGCCGCCCGCCAGGAGCGGCGGCGCTCCGAGAAGCAGCGGGAATTGCTGGTCGGCGAACTCGACCACCGCGTCAAAAACCTTTTAACGACCGTCCAGGCGGTTGCTCGGCAGACCTTCCGGGACAAGGAGCGCACGGACGAAGCGCTTGAGATTTTCAGCAAACGACTGACCGCGATGAGCGGAGCCCATCAATTGCTGATGAAGGACGACTGGCAAGCCGCCAGTCTTGCCGAGCTCGTGGCGGCAGCCGTCACACCCTTCGATAATCCGGAGGCGTCTCAGTTCAGCGTCTCGGGGCCAGATCTGATGATCCACTCCAAAGCCGCCTTGGCGCTTGGGATGGCCTTGCACGAGATGTGCACCAATGCCGTCAAGTACGGGGCCTTGCGCGAGCCCTCCGGGCGTATCAGGATCACCTGGTCGTCTGGCTCTGAGACCGGCGCTCCCGACCCTGAGTTCCGGTTCACCTGGTCCGAGCATGATGGCCCACCGGTTCGGCCGCCCGAGCGAAAAGGGTTTGGATCCAGGATGATTCAGCAGATCCTGGCGATCGAAATGGCGGCTGATGTCCATGTTGATTACAAAGTGACTGGTGTTGTCTGTCAACTCACGGCGCCATCTGCTGGATTGCGAGCCCCAAGATAA
- a CDS encoding DUF4142 domain-containing protein, translating to MNKIAVTAMFLMISTGAFAQSAAESTGVNSLLGSAPKTEDFVAEAATSDLFEIASSKLAVERADPSTKTFAQQMITDHTKTSTELKQMVDAGKVKAVIPAAMTSSQQSMLDKLNGLQGDDFNKQYHSDQVSAHKDAVDLFKRYGDGGDNADLKTWAATT from the coding sequence ATGAACAAGATCGCAGTCACTGCAATGTTTTTGATGATTTCAACTGGCGCCTTCGCTCAGTCGGCTGCCGAATCCACAGGCGTGAACTCTCTGTTGGGCAGCGCTCCTAAAACCGAAGATTTCGTTGCCGAGGCCGCTACCAGTGACCTGTTTGAAATCGCTTCCAGTAAGCTCGCGGTCGAGCGGGCTGACCCCTCTACAAAAACGTTCGCGCAACAGATGATTACTGATCATACCAAGACTTCGACCGAATTAAAGCAAATGGTCGACGCAGGAAAGGTCAAGGCAGTAATTCCCGCCGCCATGACATCTTCCCAGCAAAGCATGCTCGACAAACTCAACGGCTTGCAGGGTGACGATTTCAACAAACAATATCACTCCGACCAGGTTTCCGCACATAAGGACGCGGTGGATCTCTTCAAGCGGTACGGCGATGGTGGCGACAATGCCGACCTGAAGACGTGGGCAGCAACCACCTGA
- a CDS encoding FMN-dependent NADH-azoreductase, whose product MTTILHIDSSILGGYSVSRTLTAEIVAKQEALHPGARVIRRDLVVDAAMHLSDAHLAVFQGGEVGNPALGQDLATGGAYIDDLFAADIIVIGAPMYNFTIPTQLKGWIDRVCVAGRTFQYGANGPEGLVKGKKVYLASARGGVYSVGSPAAGLDHQETYLRGVLGFIGLTDVTIIRAEGLALGEDAKAAAVSAAKAQIEALAA is encoded by the coding sequence ATGACAACCATCCTCCACATCGATTCCAGCATTCTCGGCGGCTACTCGGTGAGCCGAACGCTCACAGCTGAAATCGTCGCCAAGCAGGAAGCGCTGCATCCGGGCGCGCGGGTTATCCGTCGCGATCTGGTCGTCGACGCGGCAATGCATTTATCGGATGCCCATCTCGCTGTATTCCAAGGTGGCGAAGTCGGCAATCCCGCCCTCGGCCAGGATCTTGCCACCGGCGGCGCCTATATCGACGATCTGTTTGCTGCGGATATCATCGTCATCGGCGCACCGATGTATAACTTCACCATTCCGACGCAGCTGAAGGGCTGGATCGACCGCGTCTGCGTTGCCGGCCGCACCTTCCAATATGGCGCTAACGGCCCCGAAGGACTGGTCAAGGGCAAAAAGGTCTACCTGGCGTCGGCCCGTGGCGGTGTCTACTCGGTTGGCAGCCCTGCCGCTGGTCTAGATCATCAGGAAACCTATCTACGCGGCGTGCTCGGCTTTATCGGCCTCACCGACGTGACTATCATTCGCGCGGAAGGCCTTGCCTTGGGTGAAGATGCCAAGGCAGCAGCGGTATCCGCCGCCAAAGCCCAAATCGAAGCGCTCGCCGCCTGA
- a CDS encoding LysR family transcriptional regulator codes for MLDGLSLDQLRTFVAAADEGSFSAAGRRLRRTQSAVSETIANLEAQLAVMLFDRTGRYPRLTAQGNALLVDARSVVSAVDGMKARAKGIAGGLEPELSAVIDVFFPISVIADVSHEFRREFPATPLRLYVEALGGAVQPLIDGRASFGLVVSLPTLPSGLVGEGLASVEFVMVAASTHPLAAYEGLIPREDLARHVQLVLTDRTDLSAGREFGVMSPLTWRLADLFAKHAFLISGLGWGGMPLHAVRKDIEEGRLVQLSIQDIPLGGLKLPMSAVYRVDTPPGPAGRWMIDRLKQCSGTKC; via the coding sequence ATGCTCGATGGCCTATCGCTCGACCAATTGCGGACTTTTGTGGCGGCCGCCGACGAAGGGAGCTTTTCTGCAGCAGGCCGCCGGCTGCGCCGGACGCAGTCGGCGGTCAGTGAAACGATCGCCAACCTCGAGGCCCAGCTGGCAGTCATGCTGTTCGATCGGACCGGCCGTTATCCGCGGCTGACGGCGCAGGGCAACGCTTTGCTGGTCGACGCGCGATCCGTCGTCAGCGCCGTCGACGGCATGAAGGCGCGGGCGAAAGGCATAGCAGGTGGGCTTGAACCGGAGCTTTCTGCCGTCATCGACGTTTTCTTCCCCATTTCGGTGATCGCCGATGTGTCGCACGAGTTTCGGAGGGAGTTTCCCGCTACTCCGCTGCGGCTTTATGTCGAGGCCCTCGGCGGGGCTGTGCAGCCGTTGATCGATGGTCGCGCCAGTTTCGGGCTGGTAGTTTCGCTGCCGACATTGCCCTCAGGGTTAGTTGGAGAGGGTCTCGCCAGCGTTGAATTTGTCATGGTCGCCGCCTCAACCCATCCACTCGCCGCGTATGAAGGCTTGATCCCCCGGGAAGATCTGGCACGACATGTCCAACTGGTGCTGACGGATCGGACCGACCTGTCAGCAGGCCGTGAGTTCGGCGTCATGTCGCCTTTAACTTGGCGCCTCGCCGATCTGTTTGCCAAGCACGCATTCCTCATCAGCGGCCTCGGATGGGGTGGCATGCCCCTGCATGCCGTGCGGAAGGACATCGAGGAGGGACGCCTTGTGCAACTCTCCATCCAGGACATACCGCTAGGTGGCCTGAAGCTGCCGATGTCTGCTGTCTACCGGGTCGACACACCGCCTGGCCCCGCAGGCCGCTGGATGATCGATCGTCTCAAGCAATGCTCGGGCACTAAATGCTAA
- a CDS encoding LysR substrate-binding domain-containing protein encodes MKDLNDLYYFAVVVDHGGFSPAGRALGIQKSRLSRRVLLLEQRLGVRLINRSSRHFSVTDVGRAFHERCAAMLIEAEEAEQIVAAVKSEPRGVVRMSCPSGLLSLQFSEIIARFMMQNPNIQVQLDGTNRRVDVIAEGFDLSIRVRFPPLEPTGLVMKKLDESLQCLVAAPNLLSCQIKSPVDLKSLSSLDLGRRQREYAWKLHHANGEVAIIPHSPRLVTDDMSTLRDAALSGVGAVQLPTVFICDDIKAGRLIHLLPDWRPEAGIVHAVFPSRRGLLPSVRTLVDFLAHECAVRRTHANKIVPP; translated from the coding sequence ATGAAAGACTTAAACGATCTGTACTACTTCGCGGTTGTCGTCGACCACGGCGGGTTCTCGCCAGCAGGGCGCGCGCTCGGAATTCAAAAATCTCGATTGAGCCGCCGCGTGCTTCTCCTAGAGCAACGCTTGGGCGTCCGTCTCATCAACCGTTCATCCCGCCACTTCTCTGTAACCGACGTGGGGCGCGCTTTCCATGAGCGATGCGCTGCGATGCTGATCGAAGCGGAAGAAGCCGAACAGATTGTGGCAGCGGTTAAATCAGAACCGCGCGGTGTAGTGCGCATGAGTTGCCCCTCAGGACTACTTTCATTGCAGTTCAGCGAAATAATTGCGCGTTTCATGATGCAAAACCCTAACATCCAAGTGCAGTTGGACGGGACAAACCGTCGCGTTGATGTGATTGCAGAGGGGTTCGACCTGTCTATCCGCGTTCGTTTTCCTCCACTTGAGCCGACCGGTCTTGTTATGAAAAAGCTTGACGAGAGTTTACAGTGTCTTGTTGCGGCGCCTAACCTATTGAGTTGTCAAATCAAATCGCCCGTCGACTTAAAGAGCCTATCCAGCCTTGATTTGGGACGACGACAAAGAGAGTACGCTTGGAAACTGCACCACGCCAACGGTGAAGTTGCAATTATTCCCCATTCACCAAGATTGGTGACAGATGACATGTCGACCCTTCGTGATGCAGCTCTTTCGGGTGTTGGTGCCGTACAACTTCCGACCGTCTTCATTTGCGATGATATAAAAGCAGGGCGCCTAATACATCTTTTGCCTGATTGGAGGCCAGAGGCAGGTATAGTTCACGCTGTCTTCCCCTCGCGGCGCGGGCTCCTTCCATCGGTTCGGACGCTTGTCGATTTCCTTGCTCATGAATGTGCAGTCCGTCGAACGCACGCCAATAAGATAGTACCCCCTTAA
- a CDS encoding hydrolase, translating to MTSEAIRNAKTDHLLTPENAAFIIIDYQPIQVSSIRSMSRDELVFNIVSTAKAAVNYNLPIIHSTVNVVSGRNKPPIQQLQDVLGHLPTYDRTSINSWEDTEFKQAVKAIGRKKLIMTALWTEACLAFPALDALQEGYEVYVPVDAVGGTSLAAHEAALRRVEQAGAKLISRVQMYCELQRDWSREATVPGFMDVFANSDGFNPETAADHSE from the coding sequence ATGACTAGTGAAGCAATACGCAATGCCAAGACTGATCATCTCCTCACCCCGGAGAATGCGGCATTTATCATTATCGACTACCAGCCGATCCAAGTCTCGTCGATCCGCTCAATGTCACGCGACGAATTGGTTTTCAACATTGTGAGCACTGCCAAAGCCGCTGTGAATTACAACCTACCGATTATCCACTCGACCGTTAACGTCGTGTCGGGACGCAACAAGCCGCCAATTCAGCAATTGCAAGACGTTCTTGGCCACCTGCCGACCTACGACCGCACTTCGATCAACAGTTGGGAAGACACGGAGTTCAAGCAAGCCGTAAAGGCGATCGGCCGCAAGAAGCTTATAATGACGGCGCTTTGGACAGAAGCTTGCCTGGCGTTCCCTGCACTCGACGCTCTACAGGAAGGCTATGAAGTTTATGTGCCGGTCGATGCTGTCGGCGGCACCTCGCTCGCCGCGCACGAGGCGGCACTGCGTCGTGTCGAACAGGCTGGCGCTAAGCTAATCAGCCGCGTCCAGATGTATTGCGAACTCCAACGTGACTGGTCGCGCGAGGCAACGGTACCGGGCTTCATGGACGTCTTCGCTAACTCCGACGGCTTCAACCCAGAGACAGCAGCTGATCATTCTGAATGA
- a CDS encoding MucR family transcriptional regulator, translating into MTTQVDEISITLTAELTADIVSAYVGNHVVPVGELSKLIKDIHFALRRASGELPKQVTPIKLVLPVTIKKSIQNNFLICLEDGQKFKSLKRHLMTHYKMSPDQYRQKWGLPADYPMVAPAYSEARSRLAKEMGFGHRLTKRGNFSN; encoded by the coding sequence ATGACTACCCAAGTTGATGAGATCTCGATTACTTTGACCGCAGAGCTCACCGCCGACATCGTTTCAGCCTATGTTGGGAACCACGTTGTTCCCGTCGGCGAGCTTTCAAAGCTAATAAAGGATATTCATTTCGCGCTCCGTCGCGCCAGCGGTGAGCTGCCAAAGCAAGTTACTCCAATCAAGCTGGTACTGCCAGTCACGATCAAAAAGTCAATTCAAAACAACTTTCTAATCTGCCTTGAAGATGGGCAGAAATTCAAATCGTTGAAGCGCCATCTGATGACGCATTACAAAATGAGCCCCGATCAATACAGACAAAAATGGGGGTTACCGGCCGACTATCCCATGGTCGCCCCTGCTTACTCTGAAGCAAGATCTCGCCTCGCTAAAGAGATGGGATTTGGCCACCGTCTGACAAAACGAGGTAATTTTTCAAATTAG
- a CDS encoding transposase, with the protein MPVDVVGYLLAKWHWPTAPGNTKQLASYVGLAPMPHQSSNVDRDQRIGRARNARRDAIAFVA; encoded by the coding sequence ATGCCGGTTGATGTGGTTGGTTATCTGCTTGCTAAGTGGCATTGGCCAACTGCACCTGGAAACACAAAACAGTTGGCAAGTTATGTCGGCCTCGCGCCCATGCCGCACCAAAGTAGCAATGTCGATAGAGACCAGCGCATCGGTCGAGCACGCAACGCTCGGCGCGACGCTATCGCCTTTGTCGCATGA